One Cystobacter ferrugineus genomic window, CGCGCGGAACTCTTCTTCCACATGCTGGCGCGGTGTGACCCGTCCTTCGTCCAATGGTACAGAGCAGGTCGGGGTTTCCCCCGCGAGTTGCCAGGCCATCCGGTCCGCACAGAGGTGGAGGCGCTGGAGAAGTGGCTCCTCCAGGGCAGGAATCGCACGGATGTCGGTAAGCATGTCATCGAGGATCTGGGCTTCAGCCAGATGATGTGGAATGCGAAGAAGGAGGCCACGGAAATCAGCATCCACTGTGGTGGATACTCTCCCTGGGGCGGCCCCAATTCATGTCTGTTGAAGCCGACCCGGGAAAGCCCGATACGGGAGCGGCTCCTGCGCGTCTCGGTTCTGGCCGAAGTGCTCACCTCCATGGCCATCGCGTGGGACCCGGACTTCGCCATGGCCAGCTCATCGGAGATGGTGGAGCTGCTGGAGAAGCAGGGATTCGAGGTGCGGGTGGGTTGGCTGACGTACCTGTCGCGCCGCCGGGGCCGGTTGCCACCGCTGCCCGCGCCCGTACGCATCGAGCCGGTGGGGGCTTTGGGATGGCTCCTCGTCCTCTCCCCCGAGCCCATGACGGCGAGCAACCCCGAGCACGTGGCGTTCACCTCCCGCGTGCGTGAGTTGCTCGACCGGGCGGGCCTCATCGCGTGGCCGAGGCCCGAACCCGCAGGCGAGTAAGCGAGAGCAAGTATCGAAGCGTTCAGCGCTCGCGGGGCGGGGTGTCTCCATAGCCTGTCAGCTCCACGTAGCCCCGTCCCTCCACGGGTTGTCCTTCATGGTGGCCCGACAGGCGCACCGCGCCTTCCCAGTAGCGCACGGTCACGGGCAATTCCTGATCGGCGAGCGCGGGCGTCAGTTCCAGAGAGAGGTCTCGCGAGGGCAACTCGAGTCGCCAGCGCGCGGGGTACTCCACCCCCGTCCGGGGGCTCTTCCACGTGCCGAGCACCTCCAGCCGCGCGTCCTTCGCGGTCAGGTGCACGGGCTCGCCTCGGGCGGGAACGAGCGTGCCCGCGGTGAAGGGATCCACCGTGCCGTCGCGCCGGCGCAGTTGGTAGTACATGAGCTCGCTGCCGTCCGAGAGCTGGAGCGAGAACCAATCCCAACCCACCTGCTCCTTGCCGAGCGCGCTCGTGCTCCACTCGCGGTCCATCCAGCTCTCACCCGTCACCGCGTAGGCGTGGCCGTCCACCGTCACCTCTCCGCGCGTGGGCATGCGCGGCAGTGAGTAGTAATAGGAGGCATTGCCCGGCTCGGACCCCTTCTGGCTCAGGCCCCGGTCTCCCTGGAGCACCACGGGCTTGCCCTCCTCCAGCACGAGCGACAGCGACACGTCCCCACTCCGCGCGGTGAGCCGCAGCGGCAGGGCCGTTCCGCCCACCGCCTCCGCGCTCCAGTCCTCCAGCCACACCCGCAAGGGCTCGGTTCGTGCTCCCGCGAGCCCCAGGGCACTCCGGCTGAAGCGCTCGAAGGCGTGGAAGCGACCCCCCTGGAGGTCCGAGACCGTGAGGTGTCCCATGTAGATCTGCCGCGCCCCCCATGCGGACGCGCGCTCGGACTCACCGGGTGCCAGGGAACTGCGGAACAGGGTGAACTGGTAGCCGAACTCGCGCCCGTCCGCCGTGGCGAGGTGGCCCGTCCAGTACCACCACTCGTTGCGGAAGCCCGGGTGGGGGCCATGGTCCTCGGGGAAGTGGAACTCCCGGGGCTCGAGCGCCCGCTTGTACCCCTCGTCTCCTCCCGTCCTGGCTCCGAGCGCCTCGGAGACCTTCAGGGTGGTCGTCCGCGCCGGAGGCGGCGCCGCCTCGCGAGACACCCACCCCGCGCCCGCCGCGAGCCCCACGAGCACCACCGTCACGCCGATGACCAGTCCACTCGCGCGAGTCATCTCACTCCTCCCTCAGGGCCCGCGCGGGATTGGCGCGCGACATCTTCCAGGAGGGGTACAGGCCCGCGAGCGCCGCCGCGAGCAGCGCCAGCCCCAGCGCCTGGAAGAGCACCGGCGGCGCCACCACGAGCTGCAACGTCCACCCGAAGGAGCGCTGGTTGATGACGTGGACGAGCACGTACGCGAGCGCCACGCCGAGCGGCAGCGAGAACAACCCCGCGAGTGCTCCGAGCAGCCCCGTCTGCAGCGACACGAGCGCCCAGAGCTGCCGCGGGGTGAGCCCGGTGGCGCGCAGCACGGCGAACTCCCGGGCGCGCTCGAGCTGCAGCGCCATGAGCGCGCTGAGCACGCCCACGAAGGCCACGCCGATGGCCAGCAGCCGCAGCACATGGGTAATGGTGAAGGTGCGGTCGAACACCTCCAGGGACGTCTCGCGCAGGGTGCGGTTGGAGCGGATGTCCAGCATCTGCTCGGTGCCGACGCGCTCGCGCACCCGGGCGACGAGCGCATCCACGTCCTGTTCCGGCGCGGCATAGAGGGCCACGCCGCTCACCGTCTCGTCGCGGAAGTGGTGCAGCCAGGTGCTCCGCGGCATCATCACCGTGCCCGCGTCCGAGCCATAGTCGAAGTACACGCCCACCACGCGGAAGGACGCGGGGCCCCCGTCCGTCGCCAGCTCCACGCGCGAGCCCAGGCCCACGCCCCGGTGAGAGGCGAAGGGCTCGGAGACGAGGACGGTGTCGGCCGCCTCCAGCTCCTTCCACACGCGCGCCGCATCGCCCTCCTTGAATCGGTAGGGGCGCGTGGGCGTTTCGCCGAAGTCCACCGCGCGCACGTCCGTGGGCACTCCATCCACGCGCACCTGCGCCGTGCGCATCGTGCTGCTGCTGGCCACACCCGGCGTGGTGCGCACGCGCTCGGCGAGCCCAGGCTGGAAGGCCGCTCCCCCCCGCCGGGCGACGAGCGAGGGCGGGGAGACATAGATGTCCGCCACCAGCGACGAGCCGAGCCAGTCCGCCACGGTGCCGCGGAAGCTCGTCACCATCAGTCCCACGCCCACCGTGGTGGCCACCGCCACCATCAGCGCCGCGAGCGCCACCGCGGTACGGCTGAGGCTCGCCGTCACCCCCCGCGCCGCCATGCGCCCGAGCAATCCGAAGGCGCCCCCCAGCGGTCCCGCCGCCCCTTGGGCGAGCAGGGCCGTGAGCCAGGGCACCAGCAGGGACGCGCCGAGCAGCACGGAGAAGAGGCCCGCGTAGGCGGGGAGCAGCTCCCGCGTGGGCAGGGCGAGCAGCCCCACGCCCGCGGCGAGCACGGCCACTCCCGTCAGCGCGAGCCGCGGCGCCCGGCCATGCGCGACGTCCTCCAGGGTGGAGCGGCGCAGGGTGAGCGCGGGCGCCGAGCGGGCCGCCTCCCACGCGGGGCGCAGCGCGGCGGCGAGCGTGGCGCCCAGGCCGAGCACCAGCCCCTTGCCCAGCGTGAAGGGCTCCAGCGCGAGGCCCCGCACGCTCACCGAGAGGTACAGGTCATTGATCGTCCGGGTGACGAGCTCCACCAGGCCCCGCCCGAGCAGGATGCCCAGCAGCACGCCGGCCACGGTGCCCACCGCGCCCAGCACGCCCGCCTCGCCGAGCACCAGCGCGAAGAGCTCATTCCGGGTGACGCCCAGCGCGCGCAGTCGGCCGAGCTGCTCGCGCCGCTGCACCACCGAGAAGGTCATCGTGTTGTAGATGAGGAAGGTGCCCACCACGAGCGCCAGCAGCGACAGCGCGGTGAGGTTGGTGCGGAACGCCCGTGTCATCTGCGCCACCGCGTTGCCCCGGGCGCGCGGCCGCACCACCTCCACGCCCTCGGGCAGCAGCGGACGCAGGCGCTCCAGCGAGGCCTCCGCCTGCGCGCCCTCGGGCAGCCGGAGATCGATGCGCGAGAGGCGTCCCTCCTGGTCGAACAGCTCCTGCGCGGTGGCGATGTCGGTGACCACGAGCCCCTCCATCGCCCGGGCGCTGCCCTCGTCGCCGGGCGTCAGCACCGCCAGCACGCGCAGCCGCTTCTCCACGCCCTCCACCGCCACCCGCAGGGCATCTCCCGCCTTCACCTCCAGGGCGCGCGCGGTGCGCTCGGTGAGCAGCGCGGCGCCGGGCTCGGTGAGGAAGGTGCCCATGTCCACCTGGCCTCCGCCCTGGGGCACATAGGAGCGGAAGGGGCCCTCGGCGAACGGGTCCACCCCGAGCACGGTGAGGGGCCGCTGGTCGCCACTGCGCGCGCGCACGGAGCCCTCCACCATGGGGGCGGACACGGGTGCGCCGGGCAGCAGGCGCAGGTCGCGGTACACCGTCTCCGGCACCCCCGAGGGCCCGCCCACGAGCTGGTGCGTGGCGCGGCCCGTCACCGTGTCCGTGGAGCGCTCGAAGGCGCGCAGGGCGCTCGCATTGGCCAGGTCGATGGACACCACCACCGCCACCCCGAGCGCGATTCCCAGCAGCGACAGCGCGGTGAGCCACGGGTGGCCGCCCAGATGGCGCAGGCTCGCGCGGAAGAGCAGGCGCTGTTTCACGGGCGCGCCTCCTCTCGCAGCCGTCCCGCCTCCAGCCGCAGCACGCGGTGGGCGCGCGCGACCATTCCCGGATCATGCGTGACGATGAGGGCGCAGACGCGCTCGCGGCGCGTGAACTCCTCGAGCAGATCCAACACCCGCTTTCCCGTCGCCTCGTCGAGGTTGCCCGTGGGCTCGTCCGCGAGCAACAGGGGCGGGGCGTGGGCGAGCGCCCGGGCCACCGCCACGCGTTGCTGTTCGCCGCCGGAGAGCCGGTCCGGGAAGCTCGCGGCCCGGTTGCCCAGGCCCACCGTGTCGAGCAATTCCCGCACCCGCTCGCGCGACGCCGGGCCCGCGCGTCCGGTGAGCTCCAGCGGCAGGAGGATGTTCTCCTCCACCGTGAGCGTGGGCAGCAGGTTGAAGGCCTGGAAGATGAAGCCGATGCGCTCGCGGCGCAGCAGGGTGCGCCCGTGCTCGCTCAGGGCACCCAGTTCCTGCCCCGCCACCCGCACCGTGCCCCGCGAGGGCTGGTCGATGCCGCTGATGAGGTTGAGCAGCGTGGACTTGCCCGAGCCGCTGCGCCCGAGCAGCACGACGAACTCGCCCGCGTGCAGGGTGAGGCTCGTGCCGGCGAGCACCTCGCGCACGGCATCGCCCTCGGCGTAGGACTTGGAGACGTCGTTCAGCTCGACCACGGGCGGGGAGGGGGACATGCAGGGGAGTGCCTAATGGAAGCGCGCCCCGCGTGCACGCTCCGAGTGCGGAGTGGTGCCTGTCAGCCCGCTCGGGGCCCTGAGTCACCCGTTGCCCGCCACCACCCCGCGCAGCTTCTCCAGGTCGAGGATCTCGATCTCCCCGTAGCGCAGCCCCACGATGCCCTGGGCCTCGAGCTGCTTGAGGAGCTGGTTCGTCGTCTGCCGGGAGATGGAGAGCATCATCGCGAGTTCCTCCTGCCGCACCTCGATGACCCGGCTGCTGTGGCCGTGCAGGTCCCCGTAGTTCTGGGCGATGAGCAGCAGGCGCCGCGCGAGCCGGATGGGCGCGGCCTCCAGCGCGGTCTCGTCGATGGACAGCAGGGTGAGCCGCATGTGCTGGGCCATGAGCCGGCCGAATTCGCGCCAATAGCCGGGCTGCTCCGCGAGCAGGGCCTCCAGGGGAGCGTGCGGCACGTGGACGACGAGGGACGGCGCATCGGCGATGGCGTCGTGGGTCAGTGGCAGGCCGTCGAAGAGAGCGATTTCCCCACACCAGGACGGAGGCTCGAGGAACTTGAGCAGGGCTTCCCGGCCGGACGATCCGAGCGTGCGCAACCGGATGGCGCCATCGACCACACCGTAGATGCCGGCGGGGAGGTTGCCCCGGGAGAACAGGTGCTGGCCCGTCTTCAGGGAGCGGAGGACGCCGAGCCGCAGCACCCTCTCCTGGAAGTCGGCCGGGGTGGCGCGAAACCAGCTCCCGGAGCGGAAGAGTTCCAGGTAGTCGAGTGCCGTGCGGTCAGGCTTCATGGTGGGCCACTCCTCTCGGTGCCCCGCGTGGAGGCACTTTTTCGCGAGTGTGTCGCGGTCGCGACAGAGTTTGGGAGGTGGGGTGCCCATCATTCTCCTCGGATTCGACGCGAGAGGAGAAGCGAGATGGCGACGATGTTGGCGGGTCGGCTCGACCTCGTGACGGGGAAGTTCGGGATGGAACAGGTGGCCATTCCCGAGCCAGGGCCGGGTGAAGTGCGCATCAAGGTGTTGGCGGCCGGTATCTGTCTGTCGGACGTGCACCTGATCGATGGTTCCCTGCGGTTGAAGCCGCGCCCGGGGTTCACGGCCGTCACCCTGGGCCATGAGGTCGCGGGTGTCATCGAGAAGCTCGGCGAGGGCACGGAGACCTGGTGGAAGGTGGGCCAGCGCGTCCTGCTCCAGGCGGGGCAGACGTGTGGAGCGTGCGCCCTGTGTATGACGCGGACGGGGTGTCTGCGCCCGCTCACGCGAGGCGTGGACTACGACGGGGGCTGGGCCGAGTACGCGCTCGCCCGTCAGGACACGCTCATCGCCGTTCCGGACATGCTGCCCATCGAGCAGGCGGCCATTCTGCCGGACGCGGTCTCCACGCCATACGCGGCCATCGTGGAGACGGCGGCGCTGCGGCCCGCGGAGTCCGTGGGCCTCTGGGGCATTGGAGGACTGGGGGCGCACGGCGTGCAACTGGTGCGCGCGTTCGGCGCGGCGCCCATCATCGCCTTCGATCCCCTGCCGGAGGCGCGGGAGCGGGCGTTGGCGCTGGGCGCGGACCTGGCGTTGGATCCCCAGCAACCGGACGTGCGCGAGCAAGTGCTGAGCTGGACGGACGGGCGGGGACTGGACGTGGCGCTGGACCTGGCGGGCGTGGCTCCCGTGCGTGAGCAGGCGCAGTCGGTGCTGGCGCCGCGAGGCCGGCTCGTGTTGGTGGGCCTGACGCCCGCGCCCCTGACGATCTCCCAGAGCATCGGCTTCTGCGTGGCGATGCAGCAGGTGAGGGGGCATTACGGCTCGCGGTTCGAGCACCTGCCGCAGCTCGTGAAGCTCACGCGGCTGGGCCGGCTCGACTTCTCCCGCTCGGTCAGCGCCGTGCTGCCCCTGGCGGACGCGCCACTGGGCGTCGAGCGCCTGATGAAGAAGCAGGGCAATCCCATCCGCCTCGTCCTCCAACCGTGAGCCGGAGTCCTTCGATGATGAACAAGTCATCCCATTCGAGCAGCATTCCCCAGCCGCATGTGCGTCCCCTCGTCGGCAATGTGCCGGACGTCGGGTTCGAGACACCCCTGCAGAACATGATGAAGCTCGCGCGCGAGCTCGGGCCCATCTTCCGGCTGTCGTTCCCCGGAGGCCGCACCGCCCTGGTGCTCAGCTCTCATGAGCTGGTGGCCGATGTCTGTGACGAGAGCCGCTTCGACAAGCAGGTGAGCGGGGCGCTCAAGCAGATCCGCGACTTCGCGGGTGACGGCCTCTTCACGGCGATGACGGAGGAGCCCAACTGGGGCAAGGCCCACCGCCTGTTGATGCCCGCGTTCGGTCCCGCGGCCATGCGCAACTACCACGACGACATGCTCGACGTGGCCGACCAGATGTTCACGCGTTGGGAGCGCTTCGGGCCGGAGGCCGTGCTCGACGTGCCGGACAACATGACGCGGCTCACGCTCGACACCATCGCGCTGTGTGGCTTCGGCTACCGCTTCAACTCCTTCTATCAGACGGAGATGCACCCCTTCGTCGAGTCCATGGTGCGCGCCCTGGCCGAGGCGGGCAATCGCGCCCGGCGTGTCCCGCTCCAGACGCAGCTCATGCTGCGCACCCAGCGCCAGTTCCAGGCGGACATCGGCTACATGCACGAGGTGACGCGCGAGCTCATCGCGAAGCGCCGCACGCTCACGCCCGAGGAGGCCCCGCGCGACCTGCTCAGCCTCATGCTCGACGCGAAGGACCCCCTCACGGGCGAGGGGCTCGACGAGGAGAACATCCGCAACCAGATGGTGACCTTCCTCATCGCGGGTCACGAGACGACGAGCGGCCTGTTGTCCTTCGCCACCTACTTCCTGCTGCGCCACCCCGAGGTGCTCGAGAAGGCCCATGCCGAGGTGGACCGGGTGCTGGGCGACGAGGTGCCGCGCTTCGAGCAGGTCGGCCAGTTGCACTACATCGATCAGATCCTGCGCGAGTCGCTGCGCCTGTGGCCCACCGCGCCGGCCTTCTCCGTGCACCCCAAGGCGGAGGAGACGCTGATCGCGGGCACCTACCCCATCCGCCGCGAGGACACCGCGGTGGTGCTCACCACGATGCTGCACCGCGATCCCACGGTGTGGAAGGACCCGGAGCGCTTCGATCCGGATCGCTTTGCCCCCGAGGTGCGCGACCGCATTCCGCCGCACGCGTGGAAGCCATTTGGCAACGGGCAGCGCTCGTGCATCGGCCGGGCGTTCGCGCTCCAGGAGGCCACGCTGGTGCTGGCCATGATGCTCCAGCGCTTCCACCTCGTGGAGCCCGCGCCGTACGAGCTCCACGTCCGCGAGACGCTCACGCTCAAGCCCGAGGGGCTCAAGCTGCGCGTCCGGGTGCGCAAGCCCGTCTCCCGTCCGCTCGCCTCGCGTCCCACGCCCGGTGCCGCCGCGCCCGCTCCGAAGCAGGAGGGAGTGGCCTCTCATGGCACGCCCCTGCTGCTGCTCTACGGCTCCAACTCGGGGGCCTCCGAGGCGTTCGCCCGGCGCATCGCCAGTGATGGGCTCGCGCGGGGCTACTCGGCGAAGGTGGCGCCGCTGGACGACTACACCGGGAAGCTGCCCAAGGAGGGCGCCGTCGTCCTCGTGACGGCCTCCTACAACGGCCAGCCGCCGGACAACGCGCGGGCGTTCCACACGTGGATTTCGAACATTCCCGAGGGCTCGCTGCTGGGCGTGCGCTACGCGGTGTTCGGCTGCGGCAACCGGGACTGGGCCGCGACGTACCAGGCCATTCCCAAGCACTTCGACGAGCGGCTGAGCGCCGCGGGAGCCGAGGCGCTCGTCGCGCGGGGCGAGGCGGATGCGCGGGGTGACTTCTTCGGGGACTTCGAGCACTGGTACGCGCCCTTCTGGGAGACGGTGGGGGCGGCGCTCGGTGTGTCCTCGCGCGCGGTGTCGTCCGAGCCGCTCTACACGGTGGAGGTGGTGCCCTCCTCGAGCGCGGAGCTGGTGAAGCAGAACAAGCTCGAGCTGGCCACGCTGGTGGACAACCGCGAGCTCGTCGACATGACGTCGCCGCTCGGCCGCTCCAAGCGGCACCTCGCCTTCAAGCTGCCCGAGGGCGTGACGTACGCGGCGGGTGACTACCTCGCGGTGCTACCGGAGAACCACCCGGACCTCGTGGAGCGCGCCGCGCGCCGCTTCGGACTGCGCACGGACGCCGCCGTCGTCCTGCACTCGACCCGGGGCGCCATGGCGTCGTCGCTGCCCACGGACACGCCGGTGTCGGTGCAGGAATTGCTCGGCCGGCACGTGGAGCTGTCGGCGCCCGCCACGCGCAAGGACCTGGAGCGGCTGGCGGAGAAGAACCCCTGCCCGCCGCACGCCATGCACCTGGCGGCCCTCGCCCAGGACGCCGAGCGCTACAAGAAGGAGATCCTCGACAAGCGCGTGAGCGTGCTGGACCTGCTGGAGCAGTACACCTCGTGCATCCTCACCTTCGGAGACTTCCTCGAGCTGCTGCCGGCCATGCGCGTGCGGCAGTACTCGGTGTCGTCCTCGCCGAGGGCGGACCCCACGGTGTGCACGTTGACGGTGGCGGTGGTGGACGCGGAGGCGTGGAGCGGCCAGGGCCGCTTCCATGGAACGTGCTCGAGCTATCTGGCGCGGCTGCGTCCGGGCGAGCAGGTGGCGGTGGCGGTACGCACGCCGAACGCGCCCTTCCACCCGCCCGCGTCGAACGCGACGCCCATCATCATGGTGGGCGCGGGCACGGGACTGGCGCCCTTCCGGGGCTTCATCCAGGAGCGCGCTCTGCGCCACACGCGAGGGGAGGCGGCCGGGCCGGCGTTGTTCTTCTTCGGGTGTGACCACCCGGAGGTGGACTTCCTCTACCGCGAGGAACTGGCGGCCTGGGAGCGCGAGGGCGTGGTGAAGGTGCTGCCCGCCTTCTTCCGCCAGCCCGAGGGCGACGTGATGTTCGTGCAGCACCGGCTGTGGAAGGAGCGCGAGCAGGTGAAGGCGCTGCTGGCCCAGGGGGCCCAATTCTTCATCTGCGGGGATGGGCGGCGCATGGCGCCCGCGGTGCGCGAGACGTTGGCGAAGATCCACCAGGAGAGGGTGGGCTGCTCCGAGGCGGAGGCCACGGCGTGGCTGGAGGGAATGGAGAAGCAGGGCCGCCTGGTGGCGGACGTCTTCGCCTGAGGAGTGGAGAGGGGTTCACGAGGTTCTTGGAGGGAGAACTGCCCCAGCCAGGGTGGTTGTCCCTCCATGGTTTTCACTCCAGGTGTGGTGGGGCGATAGGAGGGACTTTAGAGTGGCTCGAATGACCGGGGCCGGGTCACGGCACCGGGTGGAGCTGATATGGAACGTGTTCTCGACTCCGATTCGCCACCCGCCGCGTGCGCGGTGGCCGCCCCACTGCCCGACAACGAGCAGGAGCGGCTGGCGGCCCTGCGCAGCTATGCGGTGCTCGATACGGAGCCCGAGCTGTCCTTCGACGACGTCACCCACCTGGCCTCGCGGCTCTGTGGCACCCCCATGGCATTGGTGGTCCTGGTGGATGAGGCGCGCCAGTGGTTCAAGTCCCGCCAGGGCATGGACATCGAGGAGTGCTCGCGGGAGGAGGGCTTCTGTGCCCACACCATCCTTCAGCGTGAGCCCCTCGTCATCCAGGACGCCACCGCCGACGCCCGCTTCCGCGGCAACCCGTTCGTCGCGGCGCCCTCGGGCATCCGCTTCTATGCGGGCGCTCCCCTCATCAACCCGCAGGGGCATGCGCTGGGGAGCATCTGTGTCCTCGACTACACGCCCCGTCAGCTCACCCCGGAGCAGACCCGCTCGCTCGAGGCCCTGGCCCGGCAGGTGGTCAGTCTGCTGGAGCTGCGGCGCATGAATTGCGAGCAGCGGCGGCTCATCGCCGAGCTGCGCACCAGCCAGGAGCGCATCGACATCCTCCAGCGCGCCACCCATGACGCCATCTGGGACTGGGATTTGAAGACCAACCAGCTCACGTGGAACCCGCGCCTCGCCGAGCTGCTCGGCGATGAGTTGGAGCACGCGAGGAGTGACATCTCCTGGTGGTTCGCTCGCTTCCACCCGGGGGACCGGGCACGTGTGAAGGACAGCCTCGACCGTGCCATCGCCCAGGGCGCCTCGATGTGGACGGATGAGTACCGCTTCCGCCTCGCCAATGGCACGTGGGCGCGAATGTTCAGCCGGTGCGCCATCCAGCGCGATGCCGAGGGCCATCCGCTGCGCCTGATTGGCGTGAGCCTGGACATCAGCGAGCGCGAGGCGCTGCGTGCCCGCGTGGCGTTGGCGGAACGGATGAGCTCGGTGGGCACGCTCGCGGCCGGGGTGGCGCATGAAATCAACAACCCGCTGGCGTATGTCATGGCCAACCTGAACTACGCGCTGACGGAGGTGCGGGAGGGCCGGGCCGGAGCGCCTGACGCGGACGAGTTGACCCAGGTGCTCCAGGAGGCGCACGAGGGAGCCGAGCGCATCCGGCGCATCGTGCGCGACCTGAAGACCTTCAGCCGGCCGGCCGATGAGCGCATGGAGTGGCTGGATCTCCACCACACCATCGACTCGGCGGTGACCCTGGCATGGAACGAGCTCCGCCACCGGGCGCGCCTGGTGAAGCAGTACCAGGAGGTGCCCCGGGTGTATGCCAACGAGGGGCGTCTGGGGCAGGTGGTCCTCCACCTGCTGATGAACGCGGCGCACGCCATCCCCGAGGGCGCGGCGGACCAGAATGAGATCCGCATCACCACGCGCGTGGACGCCGAGGGGCGGGTGCTCATCGAGGTGAGCGACACGGGCCGTGGCATTCCCGAGGCCATCCGCTCGCGCATCTTCGAGCCGTTCTTCACCACCCAGCCGGTGGGCGAGGGCATGGGACTGGGGCTGTCCATCAACCACACGCTCGTCACCCACATGGGAGGGGAGCTTCAGTTCGAGAGCGAAGTGGACAAGGGCACGGTGTTCCGGGTGGTGCTCCCGCCTCCCGAGCGGCTCGCGCCCGAGAGCGCCCCCCCGCGGGAGCCCGTGCCCCCACCCGCCGAGGTCGCGGCCACGCGGCGCGGCCGCCTCCTGGTGGTGGACGATGAGGCCCGGGTTCTCTCCTCGCTGGAGCGCACGCTGGGCCGGACGCATGAGGTCATCACCTTCGAGCGGGCCCAGGCGGCGCTGGCGTGGTTGGAGCAGGGCCAGCCGTGGGACCTGATCCTCTGTGACGTGATGATGCCCGAGATGACGGGGATGGAGTTCCACGCGGCGCTCGCCCAGCGCATGCCCGAGCGCGTCCGGGACATCATCTTCATCACGGGCGGGGCGTTCACGGCGACGGCCCGCGAGTTCCTCGCGCGCGTGGACAACGCCCGGCTGGACAAGCCTTTCGACCTCCAGGCGCTGCGGGCCTTGGTGGAGGCGCGGCTGAAGGAGGTCAACCCCGTGCGTGAGTCTCCGCCCTCGCGGGACGGTGCCGCTCGCGGATGAGCGCCACGAGCGCGCGGAGGCTGGCCGAGGCGTGGCGATGCGCCGGGTAGTAGAGACACACGCCCGGTTCCGGGGGAGTCCAATCTCCGAGCACCTGGACGAGCTGGCCCGCCGCGAGCGCGTCGTCGACATTCCACGCGCTCACGTACGCGAGCCCGGCGCCACCGAGCGCCGCCGCGACCACGGCCTCATCGTCATCGAGCGTGAGCCGTCCCTTCACGTCCACGGCGAGCTCCTCACCGCTCCGTGAAAGCTCCCACCGGTAGATCGTGCCGTTGGACATCCGGTAGCGGATGCACTCGTGCTCGACGAGGTCCGCGGGCGTCTGCGGTACGCCGCGAGCGCGCAGATACTTCTTCGAGCCGACGACGATGAAGCGCGTGTCGCCGCTGCAAGGGACCGCCACCATGTCGCGCGGAATGCTCCCGGCCAGCCGGACACCGGCGTCGAATCCGTCCGCCACGATGTCGACGGGTTTGTCCTCGGCCACGAGCTCGACGCGTACGTCCGGATGGCGCCGCAGGTACTCGAGGACGATGGGCATGAGGATCCGCCTCGCCACGAGC contains:
- a CDS encoding bifunctional cytochrome P450/NADPH--P450 reductase codes for the protein MMNKSSHSSSIPQPHVRPLVGNVPDVGFETPLQNMMKLARELGPIFRLSFPGGRTALVLSSHELVADVCDESRFDKQVSGALKQIRDFAGDGLFTAMTEEPNWGKAHRLLMPAFGPAAMRNYHDDMLDVADQMFTRWERFGPEAVLDVPDNMTRLTLDTIALCGFGYRFNSFYQTEMHPFVESMVRALAEAGNRARRVPLQTQLMLRTQRQFQADIGYMHEVTRELIAKRRTLTPEEAPRDLLSLMLDAKDPLTGEGLDEENIRNQMVTFLIAGHETTSGLLSFATYFLLRHPEVLEKAHAEVDRVLGDEVPRFEQVGQLHYIDQILRESLRLWPTAPAFSVHPKAEETLIAGTYPIRREDTAVVLTTMLHRDPTVWKDPERFDPDRFAPEVRDRIPPHAWKPFGNGQRSCIGRAFALQEATLVLAMMLQRFHLVEPAPYELHVRETLTLKPEGLKLRVRVRKPVSRPLASRPTPGAAAPAPKQEGVASHGTPLLLLYGSNSGASEAFARRIASDGLARGYSAKVAPLDDYTGKLPKEGAVVLVTASYNGQPPDNARAFHTWISNIPEGSLLGVRYAVFGCGNRDWAATYQAIPKHFDERLSAAGAEALVARGEADARGDFFGDFEHWYAPFWETVGAALGVSSRAVSSEPLYTVEVVPSSSAELVKQNKLELATLVDNRELVDMTSPLGRSKRHLAFKLPEGVTYAAGDYLAVLPENHPDLVERAARRFGLRTDAAVVLHSTRGAMASSLPTDTPVSVQELLGRHVELSAPATRKDLERLAEKNPCPPHAMHLAALAQDAERYKKEILDKRVSVLDLLEQYTSCILTFGDFLELLPAMRVRQYSVSSSPRADPTVCTLTVAVVDAEAWSGQGRFHGTCSSYLARLRPGEQVAVAVRTPNAPFHPPASNATPIIMVGAGTGLAPFRGFIQERALRHTRGEAAGPALFFFGCDHPEVDFLYREELAAWEREGVVKVLPAFFRQPEGDVMFVQHRLWKEREQVKALLAQGAQFFICGDGRRMAPAVRETLAKIHQERVGCSEAEATAWLEGMEKQGRLVADVFA
- a CDS encoding hybrid sensor histidine kinase/response regulator; this translates as MERVLDSDSPPAACAVAAPLPDNEQERLAALRSYAVLDTEPELSFDDVTHLASRLCGTPMALVVLVDEARQWFKSRQGMDIEECSREEGFCAHTILQREPLVIQDATADARFRGNPFVAAPSGIRFYAGAPLINPQGHALGSICVLDYTPRQLTPEQTRSLEALARQVVSLLELRRMNCEQRRLIAELRTSQERIDILQRATHDAIWDWDLKTNQLTWNPRLAELLGDELEHARSDISWWFARFHPGDRARVKDSLDRAIAQGASMWTDEYRFRLANGTWARMFSRCAIQRDAEGHPLRLIGVSLDISEREALRARVALAERMSSVGTLAAGVAHEINNPLAYVMANLNYALTEVREGRAGAPDADELTQVLQEAHEGAERIRRIVRDLKTFSRPADERMEWLDLHHTIDSAVTLAWNELRHRARLVKQYQEVPRVYANEGRLGQVVLHLLMNAAHAIPEGAADQNEIRITTRVDAEGRVLIEVSDTGRGIPEAIRSRIFEPFFTTQPVGEGMGLGLSINHTLVTHMGGELQFESEVDKGTVFRVVLPPPERLAPESAPPREPVPPPAEVAATRRGRLLVVDDEARVLSSLERTLGRTHEVITFERAQAALAWLEQGQPWDLILCDVMMPEMTGMEFHAALAQRMPERVRDIIFITGGAFTATAREFLARVDNARLDKPFDLQALRALVEARLKEVNPVRESPPSRDGAARG
- a CDS encoding LysR family transcriptional regulator, encoding MKNGLHGTGLTELNAVVAVATHKNFRAAASELGLSPSTLSHAIAALEKRLGVRLFHRTTRSVALSDAGEDFLARVKPALATLAEAMESVDAHQKTPTGTLRINASALVARRILMPIVLEYLRRHPDVRVELVAEDKPVDIVADGFDAGVRLAGSIPRDMVAVPCSGDTRFIVVGSKKYLRARGVPQTPADLVEHECIRYRMSNGTIYRWELSRSGEELAVDVKGRLTLDDDEAVVAAALGGAGLAYVSAWNVDDALAAGQLVQVLGDWTPPEPGVCLYYPAHRHASASLRALVALIRERHRPARAETHARG